A segment of the Lepus europaeus isolate LE1 chromosome X, mLepTim1.pri, whole genome shotgun sequence genome:
TCTCATATTGAATCTGGGTTTGCATTTTAGCTTCCTGGGAACTGGTCCAGCTGGCTCAGGAGTCGATGACCTAAACCATTTTGCAATTCTATGCCCATCTCGCCTAGTGAGCAGTAGATTTCCTGAAGGCAAGGCTCGCGTGTTGAGTCACTTTTGGCATTGCCAACAGGGTCATGCGGCTGGGAGAAGGCCACCACCCAGCCCTCTTCTGGGGGAACACCTACCCGTGCTGGAGGGCCGTGCGCACGAAGCCTTTGCGATTCTGGAGGATGAGCGTGGTGGTGTTGGGCACACTCTGCAGGGCCTCTCCCACACCTCCCACTACCACACCCACGAGgttgccggtgccatggctcagcagGTAGTCAATGGAGGGTTGGCTCACGGAGCACAGACCTGGGCACAAgcaaggaacagagagagaggagaaacagagtgaggagaggagcgggggaggggaggcctagGGCACACGCTCCTGCCTGCTCTTCCCCAGGTGCAGTTGTTTGCTCTGGGGTTCTAGGAGGAGGCTCTGTGAGATGGGGCTGGGGAGTGTGCAGAGGGAAACACTGTGCAGCCGCAGAACAGCACGCACTTTGGGGCTGTATCTCCACTTCGCAGGAGGCACTGAGTGGAAACTGCAGTCGGAAGGTTATTGGTGGGATAAGCAGAAGGACTTTCTGATTCCCAGACCGCGGTTAGTTATTAATTTCATGCTGTGTGGCAGCCTTTTCCGGCCTGATCGCTCTGAGCCGTCACACCACATCACCTGCGGTCGCACTATTGTCATCAGGACCCCCCTTCACAGATCGGGCGACTGAGAGCAGTGGAGCTTAGCTAGTGTGCCCAAGATCTCCCAGCAAGCTGGCAGAGCCACGATTCAGAACCCAGGCGGGTTTAGCTCCAGAACACACGCTCTTGACTATTAGGCCATGATGCCCCAGGCACAGTGTGGTGGCAACGGGGCGTGAAAGGGTACATTTGCGAGCAGAGAACTAGAGCAGAAGCTCCAGTAAGTGTGGTCAGAAGCACCTTTGGCCATGAGGTACTCCCTGATAATGGGGATCTTGAAGAACCAGGACAGCGTGGCCAAGTGAGGAGTGATGCCTGGGAAGGCCCTTGCGAAGCCGGTGACCTCGGTGCAGAAGTTGCAGAAAGCGCCAAAGGTCAGGAGGCCATGAGGGTGCACCCCCATGACGTAGTTGTGCTCAGGCGGCAGGTCTTCAGTCTTCAGGATCTGCGGGCAGAAGAAGGAACACCAGAGGCGGGGGCGTGAGATCAcgtgggaagcagtggagggggCAGACCCCCCAGGAGTAGGGTGCGCCCCAAAGCACAACTTTGCAATAGAGGGACCCAGGGTGGACTTTGAGGGGCCAAGATAAGGAGGCGCCTCAGCCCTTGGGTAACAAGGTAGGGTGTGGAGCACCTAGAGCTGCCAGCCTCTTGCCTGCATCAGGGTGCTTTATGTGGgctactttgtttttcttctgtgagTGCCATCATGACATGACAAAGGTCAGGAAGCTCTGCTTTAAAAATCAGGACAGTgcggccagcactatggcgtagtgggtaaagcctccgcctatggcatcggcatcccatatgggcaccggttcaagtcccagctgctccacttctgatccagctccctgatgatggcctgggaaagcaatggaagatggcccaagtccttgtacacttgcacccacatgggagaccctgaagaagccccTAGCTTCTGATttgctcagctctgactgttgcggccatttggggagtaaaccagcagatggaagacctttctctccctctctctgcctctctgtaactctgactttcaaataaataaataaaccttaaaaaaaaaatcaggatccaTGCAGTCGGTACATTTTTGCACAAACGATTTTGGGTATTGCCTCCACCCCCTGCTGCCCATTCCAGTAACTTTTATTGGGCTGTGAAGAGCCTGCTTGCATGTCTGGGAAGCCTCTCCTAATGTCTCCCCCCCCCAAACTGCCCCTCTAAATCGAATCAAACCTATAGCTCTCTGTACTTGTCTGCCCTCTCTGTTGTATGTGAACTATTCACGTCTCTGAActgcctctgtcttctgcctgcgtCACATGCCAGGTCATGCCAAGGGTATCCAACGTGTCCTAACAGATTATGGAGTGCACCAGAGCAATACGGGTTCCAGAAGTGTGTCCAGCCTGCACTGAGACTCCTCTGGGGTGCTCGCCTTTCTTACGGACACTTTAGCTATCTGGTAGAAATGCCTAGGAGTTTGGAAGTTGTGAGGGGTGCTCGGAAGAGACATTTACCGTAATGGGAAAGTAGTCCCTGATGTAAGTCCACACAGTCCAGTTCCTCACCCAGGCTGAGCGCCTGCCGCCTGAAACAAAAATGCCAGGAGGGGATGATGATGTCCCACTGTGCCACCCTGTACCTTGTCACCCAGGGTTGCCTAGTGGCACCGAGGGAGGTAGGAAAGGAAGAGAGCCCAGGAGGCTTCTGTGGCTCTGAGAACATGGATGACGAAGCCCCGGGTCTGGTCAGTGACACGTACTGTGCAGGGCTGCGGGTTGAGGTGGAACCTTCCCGTTCGTAGGTCCACAAATCTTACCTTGCTCTGGGGTCTTCCTGTCCAGGAACAGCCAGACTAAGTAAAGTGCTGGGAGAGGCCATAAGGGTGTAAACAGCAGGTAGATGAACAGCGGCTGCAAGATCCAAACTGCCAAGGAGATTCGGTCAGCCCAAACTTGTGGTGCCAGCAGAACGTGCCACGTCCCGTCTCGTTACCAGCTCTCCATACTAGCCAGGCCTCTGGACCTGGGCCTCAGCACAGTCCAGGTCCTGCCCATGTATCATTTATGTCCACTCAGCCTTCAAAAATTtcccctggggcaggtgttgtgggtgCTGCtacttacaacaccagcatcccatatcagagcgctggttccagtcccagctgctttgactcccatccagctccctgttagtgtgcctgaggaagcagtggaagatggcccaagtgcttgggcccctgccacccgtgtgggagacctggatggagttcctgactcctggcttcaggcctggcccagccctggctgttgtggccaactgggggagtaaaccagcagctgaaagatctttctctttctgtttgtctctccttctctcgattgctctgctttcaaataaataaatgattttttccaACATTTCTCCTATCATCTACTATACAAAAGCCCTATCTGTCTGCCTATCTGCACCCCTGCCCACCTAACTCCACCATCCCTCTATTGCCCTCTGCCTGCCACCAGCTTGTTTTTCACTCTTGTCCCATCTGCCCACTAttgttttccttctgtctcctgcCTCCATCCCATCCATCATCCTTGAATGCTTGTTAAGCCACTAGCCTGCCCTCCCATGCCCCTATCCCATCCATGTCGCCCTCCAGTTTGCCTACTCAGCATCCGTGTCCCTCCACTGTTTCCTAGGTACCATTCTTGTCCTCTTACCCATTCACCATTGCTTCTATTGCTCCAGTCTCTCCACACACTacccctgccagcccctccaggaATGCAGGGCTCTGTGGGTCAAACACAGGCTACATTTCTCTAAGGATGTAATGCAAATGCTTCCTCTGTCCCACTCTCCATGATCACAGGGCACATTTTCTTTCCCTGCATGGTGAGAGTTAGCAAGTGGAAGGAAATGAGCTAGATCTAGCCATTTCCATCATGCCCTGCCTGTTGTCACTCTCGCCGGGGGCTCCATCTTTTCCTTCCCAGAATACTGGGAGAGCGCCAGGCTCCTCAGCTCTACTCTCTAGTGCTGTCTCAGATGATCGCAGGCCAGAGACAAGACTCCCTATGACCACCCAAATCACCTccgtcctggccctggcctctgactctggcttcttgCTGTGTACTCTTGGCTTGGTACTTACAGATGGCAAGGTAGCTCAGGGGCCACTGCAGAAGCATCAGACTCTGGAAGTGATTACGCCGCTTGGAACAAGACATGatgcccaggagccagagagaggcGAAGTTTCTAGCACAGCGGTCCAAGCAAAGGTGCCACAGGCCTCTGGAAGCTCACTCGACACTGAATGCAGGTGACTGTGAAGAGTTTGGACCTGCCCTCTCCCCTTCTTGTCCTGCCCTACAACCCCCACCCACTGCAGGGGGCAGGCTCGCCAGTGCCCAGGACCGCCCCTTCAGGACAGGCCCCGCCCATCTGCCCTTTGATTTGCTTTCCTGGGATTAGTTCATCAGGATGGAGAAAGGGGAGAAGGACTGCCATCTAGTCAGAGGGACACAGGGACCCAAGAAGGGGAAGCCCACTTCATGGGCCACTGAGAGACTACAGGGCTTGTGCGCTTAGGGAGATGACTGGTAGGAGGATAGTTCTGGGCATTTGTGGACCAGAGAGAGAGCCCCTGGCTTTACAGCGCTGCTACCCTAAAGCAGCCTGGGTTGgggcttcctttctctcctttaacttaaaacattttttttttggacaggcagagtggacagtgagagagagacagagagaaaggtcttcctttttgccgttggttcaccctccaatggccgctgtggccggcacatcgtgctgatccgaagcttggagccaggtgcttctcctggtctcccatggggtgcggggcccaaggacttgggccatcctccactgcactccctggccacagcagagagctggcctggaaggggggcaaccgggatagaatctggcaccccaaccgggactagaacccagtgtgccggcgccgcaaggcggaggattagcctgttaagccacggcgctggcctaaaacatttttaaaaattttatttttaaggggggaggagagagagagagagaggtctcccaacttctggttctctcccccgtcccccccccccccctgaatGCTTggagccaggtagaagccaagaactccatctgggtctcccatgtgggtggcaagcacccaaggacttgagccatcactgctgcctcgcagggtgtgcattagcagggagctggagtcaggatccgagctgggactcgaacccacatacccccataagggatgcaggcaacccaagcagcatCTCGAACACCAGgccagccgccccccccccattAACTTTTTATTATGAACATTTCCAGGCTCACCAAAACTACAGACTGCAACCAATTTTCGTCTCCACATTCACCTTCAACAACTAGCAACGTTTGGCTGTATTCATttcatctctttctccttctttttttgcTTAGAGCATTTTAACACAATTCTAAGACACCATGTCTTCTCACCCTGAAATACTTCATTATCTATCTACAAAAAAGTACATGTTTTCATGCATAATAACAATGTCACTAACAGACAAAATTTAATAGTCCTGACAATATCTAAATATCTAATCTATAgtcaaatgtctttttttttatagctggtTAATTTAAATCAGGATCCAAATGAAGTTTATTGATTGTATCTGTGTATTATGTTTCTTCagtctttttccctttctgtgtgtgtgtgtgtgtgcgcgcgcgtgcacGAGTGTGAGTGTGTTTAACTCATTGTAAAATATGAGGGGactggggctggctctgaggCATAGTGGGGCTAAGCCTCAATCtgcggcactggaatcccatatgggcaccagatcatgtcccagctgctcctcttcagatccagctccctgctgtggcctgggaaagtagtggaagatggcccaagtccttgggccctgcacccatgtgggagacccagaggaagctcctggctcctggctttggatcggcccagctctggctgttgcggccatttggggagtgaaccaatggatggaagacctctctctctctctctctctctctttctctgtctgtagtcctacctctcaaacaaatcttttaaaaaatatgaagggggccggtgctgtggcatagtaggtaaagccgctgcctgcagtgccggcatcctatatgggcgctggtttgagtcctggatactccactcccaatccagctctctgctatggcctgggaaagcagtggaagatggcccaagtccctgtacccacatgggggacctggaagaagctcctgactcctggctccggctcagcccagctccagccattgtggccatttggggagtgaaacagcagatggaagacctctctccctctgtctctgcctctccgtaattctgcttttcaaataaataaatctttaaattaaaataaatgacatgACTTctaaagttagtggaaaatggagtggaaagataagtttattttggtgcaaaaaacccaAAATCCACGTCTAGGTTTTTCAtcatatgtgttttccatgagctttttgaagattgtTTGTAAAACTCAGatacagaaaacaaattaaaacaaatatatggcttaatgaattattttaatcaCTTTGTAGCTATCAACAGGAGAGGGAATAGGTGAGGAACTACCCACCCCAGGACCCTGTCCGTGTGTCCGAATCCATTCACAGCCTTCTTGCCATCCCAAAGAAACCGTTACCCTGACGTTCAGAGCCATCTCTGCTTTGCCTTCCTGTGGTTTTTGTTTCATGTTACAAAGTGTCCTTCCCTAATGACTACAGTTTAGTCTAATCCATCTAAAAAAATTGCTatgttctttttctcctttttgttcaTACTTTTCATGTGGGGATAATTTTAGATTGATGGCAAATGTGCAAAGAGAGTAGATACCGTTCCTTATATCCTTCACCCAGCCTCTCCTTTATGTTAACATCTTATATAACCATGGTATATTGATCACAAGTAAGACATCAACACTGGGGCATTTCTACAAATTAAGCTCCAGGCTTTATTCGGATTGCCTGAGTTTTTCCACTGCTGTCCATTTTCTCTCCCAGGGTTCCACATTGCATTTAATCATTGTGTCTCCTTAGTTTCTTGCAGCCTGTGATAATTTCGAGGTCTTTTCTTGTCTTTCAGGAccttggtccttttttttttttttaaagatttgtttattcacttgaaagccagaatgacacacagagcgaaggagaggtggagacagagaggtcttccatctgctggttcactccccagatggtcgcaacggtcggagctgtgccgatccgaagccaggagccaggagcttcttctgggtcttcccacgtgggtgcaggggctcaaggacttgggccatcttctactgctttcccaggccataacagagagctggattggaagaagagaagctgggacaccATATGGGTCccatactggcacccatatgggatgccaatgctgcaagtGGAGAattaacccaccgcgccacagcactggctccgaaGACTTTTAGTCTGTTTAAATTTTCAGGCTTGCCCTCTACCTCTGGATTTTGTGTATTGCATGCTGCGCTTCAGCATGCAACTTGGTATTTCCTACAGATCTGCAGCCAGATTCAAAGACTGCATAGGATTCAGCTTGGATCCCTTTAGCAAGATCTTAATTTGCTTTTACTCTAGGAcaatctccctttctcccttcagtTGAAGACTGTTTTTCCTTGGAGCTCAGCCCACCTTCCACACCTCCATACCAGTTTCCATGAACAGAGGTGGGGTATGGAACCTGGTTCCTATGTGAATCCCAAATACAGGCCAAattgggagggaggggaagaaaaccTTCATTCCTCTCTCTGACTCCTGTCTCCTACCTTGTTGTAACTTCATACCCATTAAGGTAAATTGGTGTGGGCACCTTTTCCCCATCTGACAACTGTATGCTTTTAAAGGGATAGCACCATATTTCATTTGTCAGTGTGTCTGCTCCTGATGTCTGGAAACTTCTAGACCCTCGGTATTGTATGAACAATTAGTGAGTGTGCTAGTTTGAGGTCTGTGATTGGATGATTTCTTACATGTAGTGAGCTCGCTGGAGTCCTGTGGAGGAGTGGGTCCTGGGGACTTTCAGAGAGGACAAGAGGCTGTACAGAACAGAAGGCAAAGGACAcatttaaaaagggagagaaaaaagaatgaaaagaaaggaagtcGGGTACTGACCTTTGAGGCAGTTTGGCAAATGAGGAAGTTCGGCACACTTGCTCTCCCTCCCCTGAGCGCCCGCCTACTCCAGGTCCGCGTGCTGATTGGAAAGCAGCTTGCCCCAGAACAAATGCTAGCACTCAGGTATTGCAGCACCAGTGCCCTGTGGTTGTGGGTGGGGACTCGTGCTTGGTAGTGTGTGGGAGGTTACACTCCCTCCTTCCGGAAGAGAATGTCCTGGGGAGTCTACTTCCTCTCCACACTTTCTCATCCAGATAAATTGTCTTCTCCGAGGAGCAAGCCTCCTGGGTCAATTTTTAGTAATGTGAGAATTCACAATTTCTACACCCACCTCTATTTCTTCTTGCTCCCTTAAAAAAGGAAGTATGTTGTTGAGAAGATACTCAAGCTACAGAGAGATGGATTTGTATACATAGTTTCCCTATAGCACTGATCCCAgcctttgattatttttattgcatgacttgcattttaattctatcctAATTTAttaaattcctttatttttagtttatcaATATATAATTGACAAATAAGAATTTATAGACTTAGAGCATTcagtttgatgtttttttttaaagatttattgttttgtttgaaaggcagagttacagaggcagagagagagagagagagagagagatcttccatcccctggtttactccccaaatggctgcaatggttggagctgggctgatccaaagccaggagccaggaacttcttctgggtctcccacatgggtgcaggggcctaaggacttctgctttcccaggccatagcagagagctggtttggaagtggagcaaccaagactcaaaccgtgcccatatgggatgccagcactgcaggcagtggctttacctgctatgccaccaccctggcccctgatagttttttttaaaaaaaatgatttatttgtttatatgaaaggtagactgatagagagagaaagtgatctcccatcccctgtttcactcccaaatgtctgcaacagctatgCCAAGTCCAAGCCAGAAACCCCTATcaccttctgagtctcccatgtgagtggcaggggcccaagtactttgatcattatccactgccttcccaggcacattagcagggagctgtatcaaaagcAGATTAGCTGGGATTCAGAccaacactttgatatgggagccatgggtgcaaggggcccaagaacttggaccatcttccactgctttcccaggccacagcagagagctggatcagaagtggagcagccgggacttgaactggcacctatatgggatgctagcactgcaggcagtggctttaccagctacaccatagtgccagcccttgcTTTAGTATTTTAATGTTTAAGATACCATGGACCTCCCCATGATAATAGTTGTACTGTTAGTATCAATTTATAGGAACTATATAAAAAACtaagggccggtgctggggcgtagcaggtaaagctgccacctgcagtgccagcatcccatatgggcaccaatttgagacccagcggctccacttctgatccagctctcagctatggcctgggaatgcaatggaagatggcctaagtccttgggcccttgcacttgcatgggagacccagaagaatctcctggctcctggctttggattggccaattggagagtgagccagaggatagaagacctccccccccgccactctgcctctcctctctctgtgtaactctttcaaataagtaaataaataaatacttaaaaaactaAAGCCACTGTGTGTGCACATCATGATAGTTTTTGTATACAGTTGACATGCTagcatattatttattcattttagatAATGGGTGGGTCAGGTAGAGATTCCAGAGTCTTTGTAATCATTtgctcccccactccccagcaatttgctgcctacaagttGGGAACAATGGCTAGTTTGCTTGTTTCAAAATGGaaattgatttcttatttttccctGATTGTGAAAATAATCCATGCAAGCTACAAAATTTTTGGAATACTCAGGAAAATAGAAAGGGAACAAAAGTCACTCATGCTGTCACCACCCACAAATAACCACGcttaactggaaatatcctggtatctttcttgatttttgtCTGCACAAGTATAGGCATACAGAGTCGCTGTGGAAAGCTTGAGCTCTTGATTCCAACATCTCTAGGCTCATATCTCTGCTTTGCCACTTCAGTGAGCTGTTGCAGGTGATTTAACCTCTTGGTGTctaagtttcttcatctgtaaagagATAATGGTAATGCCTACTTACATCAGAGGATTGTTACAAAGATGTAATAATCCACATAAAGTACTTTGCTTAGTGCCTTGCTCATATATATGTACTTACAGTAAAAATccaataaatgttatttataatatataatttattatccCAAATGGGATCATATTCTATGTCCTGCTGTGTAACCTACTTTTTCACCTAAACAGTACATTGTGGACATTGAAAAAGTTGTTTATTTAGTTATgtatttaatttgacagagtgagagagggagggagtttctATGCCATTGCTCCTCAAAtcccctcaatagccagggctgggccaggccaaagtcaggagcctggaactcaatccaggcctcctaagtgtgtggcagggacccaattacttgaaccatcacctgatgcTACCCAgaatgtgcaatagcaggaagctggaatcaggagtggagctgagactcaaatccaagcactctgatataggatgcaggagtATCAActgacatcttttaaaaaattgttttatttgtttgaaaggcaaagttacagaggagtgagtgagagaggaggggggcacttccacctgctggttcactctccaaatcccctcaatagttgagactgggccaggccgaaatcaGCACCCTGGAACCCCatcgggtctcctacatgggtggtagggacccaaggacctgggccatcttctgctactttctcaggtacattagcagagagctggatcagagatggagcagcttggactcaaaccagcacctgcagGGGATGctgcacaacactggtccctcaaCTGGCATCTTCAAtcaccatgccaaatgcccacctctgtggACATTTTTCATGTCAGTTTTCCTTAATTGTGTTACACATAGCACTTCATTTTATGAACATACCATAAAGCACTTAACCAAACCCTTATTATGGAGGCAGCACTAACTTTGAGATGTGTCTGTTCTATACTGGAGTCAGATTTCTAGCTCTTTCCCTGGGAGGTGAAACATGGCTGACCAGAAAGCCCCCTTTACCTGCAATTTTTCCAGCACGACTTCTTAGTGGCCCTCCCCCTAGGGCTTTTTAGGAGTTAGTGGTGTAGAAAGGGGGACTCATTCTCAAGCTTCCATGAAACTGGATATGGTCCAGGGACCAGGTAACCAGGTGAGCAGAGTTGCAACCCAAGTCTTGGGCTGGGGTGAACCCTGGAAAGAATGAACCTTGTAAGCCATGGATCATTGAGGCCAGCCCGTACCCAGGATAAACTAGGGTAAGAACATCTGTGCCTCATCAGCGTGTTGGTTTCTATGCTTcgtgttgtgttctttttcttttgagaagaaaaaaatcaatctagTCTCACCTGAACTAACGGTGAGAGTGTTTTGGAATTTCCTAAGGCAGAATATCTGGGACGTCCGAGGACTTTCTTGGTATGTGGGTGGACCTGGCCGCTCTGCCTTGTATTAAGTGAAATTAAGTCATCATCAAACAAGATTAGGAAACCTAGCGAGGTGGAGACCTGGTTGTTACTAAATTCACTGCCCTCCCCCTTTTTTAACATGCCCACAGAGGTATGTTAATCATCTTTGACTGATGAACCATTCTCATCATTGTTTCACGAATGTTTTTCTTATCCACCTATCTATCTCTTGTCTTTTAttgattcttattttcttggtagGACTTTTCTCTTTTGTGAACCTGTACCACAGATTAGCagttttggctttggccttggacTTCACCAAGGCCAAGGTTTCTTCTTGATGCTACAGCTTTGTAAATGGAGTTCTTCTTTCCCTTATCTTCAGTCCCTAGCCTAAAAGGATTCATCA
Coding sequences within it:
- the AWAT1 gene encoding acyl-CoA wax alcohol acyltransferase 1 yields the protein MSCSKRRNHFQSLMLLQWPLSYLAIFWILQPLFIYLLFTPLWPLPALYLVWLFLDRKTPEQGGRRSAWVRNWTVWTYIRDYFPITILKTEDLPPEHNYVMGVHPHGLLTFGAFCNFCTEVTGFARAFPGITPHLATLSWFFKIPIIREYLMAKGLCSVSQPSIDYLLSHGTGNLVGVVVGGVGEALQSVPNTTTLILQNRKGFVRTALQHGAHLVPTFTFGETEVFDQVLFHKDSRMYKFQGYFRRVFGFYFCVFYGQGFRPGTTGILPYSRPIVTVVGEPLPLPRVEKPSQELVDKYHALYMDALHKLFEQHKTQHGCSETQKLLFL